From a region of the Erythrobacter neustonensis genome:
- a CDS encoding putative bifunctional diguanylate cyclase/phosphodiesterase, with protein MSKQNPSPQPASSPELPIADVLGLSRNPAFDPTRLRNDEYAELAQASRNRMLASAIVAAFVGVVFTPLIGLAFVAPWAAVLGIVMYISRRTDLTIADPSCRPDPARLELLQNRNAFAGAVCWVAALIGFPWLAGGAQEITLLLVMLVLMVSSTYVFSTSPLSVMIYVGTLGLGTIASLALQGQWQAAGGAILFTIASLVAIVQVRTAFVKARLAEAAVTEKEEVVSLLLREFEENEADWLWEVDPSRRLRAVSPRFAFALGRTQSEIEGRSLFEMIAGAGWESGQFPASLHDLAECLKNRENFSSLLVQVSILGEERWWELSGAPMRDELGRFTGFRGVGSDVTEQRNSSEKIAYLARYDTLTQLPNRLQLTEAMGEALRYASQWRGRCALLMVDLDRFKSVNDSLGHMTGDKLLAQVSARLQSLMGDHQMVGRLGGDEFAIVIRDAGTPGVIGDLAKRVIHRLSEPYMVDHHTLYVGASVGSAEGPRDGRTVEEIMRNADLALYQAKDLGGGEHCRFEPVLHASAEERRQLEVALRKALGRDEMVLHYQPVVDARSENVVSFEALVRWNSAEHGFVSPGKFIPLAEDTRLIVPIGQWVMRRACEEARNWPEHIKVNVNVSPEQLLEPGFHREVVEALAATGLRPERLEIEVTESIFLRDASVARNALEQVMALGCSVALDDFGTGYSSLGYLRKLKFSTIKVDRTFVQGAAQGSAESLAIINAVVAMAKSLKMSTTAEGVETIEEAELIRNLGCDKIQGFYFGRPMTAPDALRLFNVVEGRLAS; from the coding sequence GTGAGCAAGCAAAACCCGTCACCGCAACCGGCGTCTTCGCCTGAATTGCCGATTGCCGACGTGCTCGGCCTGTCGCGCAATCCGGCGTTCGATCCGACCCGGCTGCGCAACGACGAATACGCCGAACTGGCGCAGGCCAGTCGCAACCGGATGCTCGCCAGCGCGATCGTCGCGGCATTCGTCGGCGTGGTGTTCACGCCGCTGATCGGGCTCGCCTTCGTCGCCCCTTGGGCCGCGGTGCTCGGCATTGTCATGTACATCTCGCGCCGCACCGATCTGACAATCGCCGATCCTTCGTGCCGCCCCGATCCGGCGCGGCTCGAGCTACTGCAGAACCGCAATGCCTTTGCCGGTGCCGTGTGCTGGGTCGCGGCCTTGATCGGGTTTCCCTGGCTCGCCGGCGGCGCGCAGGAAATCACGCTGCTGCTGGTGATGCTGGTGCTGATGGTCTCGTCGACCTACGTTTTCTCGACCTCGCCGCTGAGCGTGATGATCTATGTCGGCACGCTGGGGCTGGGTACGATCGCATCGCTCGCGCTTCAGGGGCAATGGCAGGCAGCGGGCGGGGCGATCCTGTTCACGATCGCCAGCCTTGTGGCGATCGTGCAGGTGCGCACCGCTTTCGTCAAAGCGCGGCTGGCCGAGGCCGCGGTGACCGAGAAAGAGGAAGTCGTCTCGCTCCTGCTTCGGGAGTTCGAGGAGAACGAGGCCGACTGGCTGTGGGAGGTCGATCCCTCGCGCCGGCTGCGGGCGGTATCGCCGCGTTTCGCCTTTGCACTGGGCCGCACGCAGAGCGAGATCGAAGGCCGTTCGCTGTTCGAGATGATTGCCGGAGCCGGCTGGGAAAGCGGACAGTTCCCAGCCAGCCTTCACGATCTGGCCGAATGCCTCAAGAACCGCGAGAATTTCTCGAGCCTGCTGGTGCAGGTGTCGATCCTCGGCGAGGAACGCTGGTGGGAGCTTTCGGGCGCGCCGATGCGCGACGAACTGGGCCGGTTTACCGGGTTCCGCGGGGTCGGATCGGACGTCACCGAGCAGCGCAATTCTTCGGAAAAGATCGCCTATCTTGCGCGCTACGACACGCTGACCCAACTGCCCAACCGCCTGCAACTGACCGAGGCGATGGGCGAGGCGCTGCGTTATGCCTCGCAATGGCGCGGGCGCTGTGCGTTGCTGATGGTCGATCTGGACCGGTTCAAGTCGGTCAACGATTCGCTTGGCCACATGACCGGCGACAAGCTGCTCGCGCAGGTTTCGGCGCGGCTGCAATCGCTGATGGGCGACCATCAGATGGTGGGCCGTCTGGGCGGCGACGAATTTGCGATCGTGATCCGCGATGCGGGCACGCCGGGCGTGATCGGCGATCTGGCGAAACGGGTGATCCACCGTCTGTCGGAACCCTACATGGTCGATCATCATACCCTGTATGTGGGGGCCAGCGTCGGTTCGGCCGAAGGTCCTCGCGATGGCAGGACGGTCGAGGAAATCATGCGCAACGCCGACCTTGCGCTCTACCAGGCCAAGGATCTGGGCGGCGGGGAGCATTGCCGGTTCGAGCCGGTGCTGCACGCATCGGCAGAAGAGCGCCGCCAGCTCGAAGTCGCCTTGCGCAAGGCCCTGGGCCGCGACGAGATGGTGCTGCATTACCAGCCCGTGGTCGATGCCCGCAGCGAGAACGTGGTCAGTTTCGAGGCACTGGTTCGCTGGAACAGCGCCGAGCATGGCTTTGTCAGCCCGGGCAAGTTCATCCCGCTGGCCGAGGACACCCGGCTGATCGTGCCGATCGGGCAGTGGGTGATGCGCAGGGCGTGCGAGGAAGCGCGCAACTGGCCCGAGCATATCAAGGTCAATGTCAACGTATCGCCCGAACAATTGCTCGAACCCGGTTTCCACCGCGAAGTGGTCGAGGCGCTGGCGGCGACCGGCCTGCGGCCCGAACGGCTCGAGATCGAGGTGACCGAGAGCATTTTCCTGCGCGATGCGAGCGTTGCCCGCAATGCGCTCGAACAGGTGATGGCGCTGGGCTGTTCGGTCGCGCTTGACGATTTCGGCACGGGCTATTCGTCGCTCGGCTACCTGCGCAAGCTCAAGTTCTCGACGATCAAGGTCGATCGCACCTTCGTGCAGGGCGCAGCGCAGGGAAGCGCGGAAAGCCTCGCGATTATCAACGCTGTGGTGGCGATGGCGAAAAGCCTGAAGATGAGCACGACGGCCGAAGGCGTGGAAACCATCGAGGAAGCCGAACTGATCCGCAACCTCGGCTGCGACAAGATCCAAGGCTTTTACTTCGGCCGCCCGATGACCGCGCCCGATGCACTGCGGCTGTTCAATGTCGTCGAAGGGCGGCTCGCCTCCTGA
- the purQ gene encoding phosphoribosylformylglycinamidine synthase subunit PurQ, whose protein sequence is MAFRAAVITFPGSNCDRDMATALEAVSGAPAIRVWHGDADLPERLDLIALPGGFSYGDYLRSGAMAATSPIMRAVIDAAARGVPVLGVCNGFQVLTEARLLPGALLRNAGQRFICRTAALTVENASSIFTQGYDAGETIRIPVAHHDGNYFADSETLDMLEGEGLVAFRYNEAVNGSARDIAGVVSKNGRVLGMMPHPERAIAPAAHASLGGADGRRLFEGLIASLASA, encoded by the coding sequence ATGGCGTTCCGGGCAGCGGTGATCACCTTCCCGGGTTCGAACTGCGACCGGGACATGGCAACCGCGCTGGAAGCGGTGTCGGGCGCCCCTGCGATCCGGGTGTGGCACGGCGATGCCGACCTGCCCGAACGGCTCGACCTGATCGCGCTGCCGGGCGGGTTTTCCTATGGCGACTATCTGCGCTCGGGCGCGATGGCGGCGACCAGCCCGATCATGCGCGCGGTCATCGATGCCGCCGCACGCGGCGTGCCCGTGCTGGGCGTGTGCAACGGCTTTCAAGTGCTGACCGAAGCGCGGCTGCTGCCCGGTGCGCTGCTGCGCAATGCCGGCCAGCGGTTCATCTGCCGCACTGCGGCGCTGACCGTCGAGAACGCCTCTTCGATCTTCACGCAAGGTTATGATGCGGGCGAGACGATCCGCATTCCGGTCGCGCATCACGACGGCAACTATTTTGCCGACAGCGAAACGCTCGACATGCTCGAAGGCGAAGGGCTGGTGGCCTTCCGCTACAACGAGGCGGTCAATGGATCGGCGCGCGATATTGCGGGCGTGGTCAGCAAGAATGGCCGGGTGCTGGGAATGATGCCGCACCCCGAACGCGCGATCGCCCCGGCGGCGCATGCATCGCTTGGCGGCGCTGACGGGCGGCGGTTGTTCGAAGGCCTGATCGCCAGCCTCGCATCGGCCTGA
- the purS gene encoding phosphoribosylformylglycinamidine synthase subunit PurS produces the protein MQVRVLVRLKPGVLDPQGRAVHHALEGLGFEGVEDVRVGRLIELDLADGTDHDTIKAMCERLLANTVVESFTIEGAA, from the coding sequence ATGCAAGTGCGCGTTCTCGTCCGATTGAAGCCCGGCGTGCTCGACCCTCAGGGCCGCGCGGTGCACCACGCGCTCGAAGGCCTCGGTTTCGAAGGCGTCGAGGATGTGCGGGTCGGCCGGCTGATCGAACTCGATCTCGCCGATGGCACCGATCACGACACGATCAAGGCGATGTGCGAGCGCCTGCTCGCCAACACCGTGGTCGAAAGCTTCACTATCGAAGGCGCGGCATGA
- a CDS encoding TonB-dependent receptor, translated as MPHRFLAIRAAWAGSSILAAAAIGLVAAPAAAQDNAGDAAAAAESEGQLDTIIVTANRRAESLQDVAVSADILDQERVGAVFSAGADITALAGTAPGLNVESSNGRVAPRFYIRGLGNTDFDLAASQPVSVILDDVVLENVTLKSFPIFDVERVEVLRGPQGTLFGRNTPAGIVKIESIKPTHDMRVAASASYGSFDTLSVNAAIGGSVIEDLVAARISGQLQKRGDWIDNGFTGRENSLGGYTDFAARGQLLITPADRVSILASLNYRDLDGSSTIFRANVLGATTAQPGNTNQLNDNYDRDRVFYDAGGGNIARYEQLGASVTGTVEFDGATLTAISSYWSSEGSSRGDVDGGFGAVFLPGGGGPGLIPFPSDTRDSLDLEQRTHELRLASDSDGPLSWQVGGYYFDSDFDVTTVGFTFPPPVTVNHTNEAWAVFGQLGYQLTEAVRVTGGLRYTDDQKNFFVRSGAAPQPRSVGDKNVDWDISIFADVSDDASVYAKAANSFRGPTIQGRDVAFFSPPSVAQSENITSYEIGFKSELADRRVRLNGATYYYTVSDPQFTAVGGAGNLVQLVNANKGEGWGFEFDGAFQITPRFLVTLGAAYNNTEIKDSTLAVGTCFQCTVTDPTRVIGGSTRALIDGNPFPNAPEWSGDLTARYGIPVGNDGEFFVFTDWVYLGETNFLLYESREFNAKSRFEGGLKVGYSGGNGEWEVAAFARNITDEDNVLGVIDFNNNTAFVNEPRVIGAMVSLKY; from the coding sequence ATGCCACACCGCTTCTTAGCCATCCGTGCCGCGTGGGCCGGCTCCTCGATCCTCGCCGCTGCCGCCATCGGCCTTGTCGCAGCGCCTGCCGCCGCGCAGGACAATGCCGGCGACGCCGCCGCCGCCGCCGAGAGCGAAGGCCAGCTCGACACCATCATCGTCACCGCCAACCGCCGCGCCGAAAGCCTGCAGGACGTGGCGGTGTCGGCTGACATCCTCGATCAGGAACGCGTCGGCGCGGTGTTCAGCGCGGGCGCGGATATCACCGCGCTGGCCGGCACGGCGCCCGGCCTCAACGTCGAAAGCTCGAACGGGCGCGTCGCGCCGCGGTTCTATATCCGCGGCCTCGGCAACACCGATTTCGATCTGGCCGCATCGCAGCCGGTCTCGGTGATTCTCGATGATGTCGTGCTCGAGAACGTCACGCTGAAAAGCTTCCCGATCTTCGATGTCGAACGCGTTGAAGTGCTGCGCGGGCCACAGGGCACATTGTTCGGGCGCAACACGCCCGCCGGGATCGTGAAGATCGAATCGATCAAGCCAACCCACGACATGCGCGTGGCGGCCTCGGCCTCCTATGGCAGCTTCGATACGCTCTCGGTCAATGCCGCGATCGGCGGTTCGGTCATCGAGGACCTCGTTGCCGCACGTATTTCGGGCCAGCTGCAAAAGCGTGGCGACTGGATCGACAACGGCTTTACCGGCCGCGAGAATTCGCTGGGCGGTTACACCGATTTTGCCGCACGCGGGCAGCTTCTGATCACCCCGGCCGACCGCGTGAGCATCCTCGCCTCGCTCAACTACCGCGATCTTGACGGCTCCTCGACGATCTTCCGCGCCAACGTGCTGGGGGCAACCACCGCGCAGCCGGGCAACACCAACCAGCTCAACGACAATTACGATCGCGACCGTGTGTTCTACGATGCGGGCGGCGGCAACATCGCGCGCTACGAACAGCTTGGCGCGAGCGTGACCGGCACGGTCGAGTTCGACGGTGCGACGCTGACCGCGATCAGCAGCTACTGGTCGAGCGAAGGCAGCAGCCGCGGCGATGTCGATGGCGGTTTCGGCGCGGTGTTCCTGCCGGGTGGCGGCGGTCCGGGCCTGATCCCGTTCCCTTCGGACACGCGCGATTCGCTCGATCTGGAACAGCGCACGCATGAACTGCGGCTCGCCTCGGACAGCGACGGGCCTTTGAGCTGGCAGGTCGGCGGCTATTATTTCGACAGCGATTTCGATGTCACCACGGTCGGCTTCACCTTCCCGCCGCCGGTCACCGTCAACCACACCAACGAAGCCTGGGCGGTGTTCGGCCAGCTGGGTTATCAGCTGACCGAAGCCGTGCGCGTCACCGGGGGCTTGCGCTATACCGACGATCAGAAGAATTTCTTCGTGCGTTCGGGTGCCGCACCGCAGCCGCGCAGCGTGGGCGACAAGAACGTCGACTGGGACATCAGCATCTTTGCCGACGTGTCGGATGATGCCAGCGTCTATGCCAAGGCCGCCAATTCGTTCCGCGGGCCGACGATCCAGGGCCGCGATGTTGCCTTCTTCAGCCCGCCTTCGGTGGCGCAGTCGGAAAACATCACGTCCTACGAAATCGGCTTCAAGAGCGAGCTTGCCGACCGGCGCGTTCGCCTGAACGGCGCGACCTATTACTACACCGTCAGCGATCCGCAGTTCACCGCGGTAGGCGGCGCAGGCAATCTGGTGCAACTGGTCAACGCCAACAAGGGCGAGGGCTGGGGCTTCGAATTCGACGGCGCGTTCCAGATCACCCCGCGCTTCCTCGTCACGCTGGGCGCGGCTTACAACAACACCGAAATCAAGGATTCCACGCTGGCCGTGGGCACCTGTTTCCAGTGCACCGTCACCGATCCGACCCGCGTGATCGGCGGCAGCACCCGCGCGCTGATCGACGGCAACCCGTTCCCCAACGCACCCGAATGGAGCGGCGATCTGACCGCGCGCTATGGCATCCCGGTTGGCAATGACGGCGAATTCTTCGTCTTCACCGACTGGGTCTATCTGGGCGAAACCAACTTCCTGCTTTACGAAAGCAGGGAATTCAACGCCAAGAGCCGGTTCGAAGGCGGTCTGAAGGTTGGTTATTCGGGTGGCAACGGCGAATGGGAAGTCGCCGCCTTCGCGCGCAACATCACCGACGAAGACAACGTGCTCGGCGTGATCGACTTCAACAACAACACCGCCTTCGTCAACGAACCGCGCGTGATCGGCGCGATGGTGAGCCTGAAGTATTGA
- a CDS encoding M16 family metallopeptidase encodes MRKSAFTASLLLALSPFALATGLAAQDQPAPAAATRPAASPAPVWPFAASDVPVDSSYTFGQLPNGMRYIIRRNATPAGTALVRMRIGSGALEETDTERGLSHFLEHMAFNGSKGIPEGEMIKLLEREGLAFGADTNASTGFENITYMLNLPRNDDALLGTALMLMRETASELTITDDAVARERGVILAERRDRAGYALRNYEDNVAFLTPQAHYGRRLPIGTADVLENATAAQLRALYRRTYTPANTVLVVVGDYPVDVVEAAIKARFSNWAPAPAPAVPDAGPIDVAASGRTDIHLDPALSESVTISRLAAWRDEPDTIANRRTNLLRAIGYAIVERRLARLARGADAPFRSASYGTGDIFEAARITSLSVSTADGEWAKGVAAAVREVNQALTYGFTRAELDEQIANIRTARENAVKAADTRGNAVFAGAALALVSDERVPTTPQFALDEFERLAPQITLDAVWQAMLADAAPLADPLIRFEGRTAPAGGEAALRAAFAQGMARAIAAPVDQGALAFGYSDFGPAGTIVSDTVEPLLGLRLIRFANGVRLTLKQTDVRKDRVAFSLAVDGGDLLNTADAPLATYLTNSLAAGGLGKHSQDELDSVLAGRSVGFGLSSEADAFTSGGTTTPRDLLLQMQVLAATLTDPGYRPEGVERYRKNIDNFFNTLDATPSRALSSASGGVLSDNDPRFSLQPKSAFERLDFAALRDAIGDRLAKGAIEVALVGDIDPDAAIATVASTLGALPQREAEFEPRTDNRTRSFTPARGAKPLTHKGEPDQALLQWVWPTTDDKDHAEALRLQMLARIVRLELTDRLREELGQAYSPSAGSSPSRIYPGYGTFAISASVAADQADATQAAMTALVADLRKGPLSADVLDRARKPLLEEHANALKDLGGWIALAARAQSQPERLARFLAVPQVVGAITPEAIHQTALRYLAPDAAVRFAVLPEAGAKSSAMR; translated from the coding sequence ATGCGCAAATCAGCTTTTACTGCCAGCCTGCTGCTGGCCCTGTCCCCGTTCGCGCTTGCAACCGGCCTTGCCGCGCAGGATCAGCCTGCGCCCGCCGCGGCGACCCGCCCGGCCGCTTCGCCCGCCCCCGTCTGGCCGTTCGCAGCCAGCGACGTGCCGGTCGATAGCAGCTACACCTTCGGCCAATTGCCCAACGGCATGCGATACATCATCCGCCGCAATGCGACGCCTGCGGGCACCGCGCTGGTCAGGATGCGGATCGGTTCGGGTGCGCTGGAAGAAACCGATACGGAACGTGGGCTGTCGCATTTCCTCGAACACATGGCCTTCAACGGATCGAAGGGCATTCCCGAAGGCGAGATGATCAAGCTGCTCGAACGCGAAGGGCTTGCCTTCGGTGCGGACACCAATGCGTCGACCGGGTTCGAGAACATCACCTACATGCTCAACCTGCCGCGCAACGACGATGCCTTGCTGGGCACGGCACTGATGCTGATGCGCGAAACCGCGAGCGAATTGACGATCACCGACGACGCGGTCGCGCGCGAACGTGGGGTGATCCTGGCTGAACGGCGCGACCGGGCAGGCTATGCCTTGCGCAATTACGAGGACAACGTCGCTTTCCTCACCCCGCAGGCGCATTATGGCAGGCGATTGCCGATCGGCACCGCAGACGTGCTCGAAAACGCCACCGCCGCGCAACTTCGCGCGCTCTACCGGCGCACCTATACGCCCGCGAACACCGTGCTGGTGGTGGTGGGCGATTATCCGGTCGATGTGGTCGAAGCCGCGATCAAGGCGCGCTTTTCCAATTGGGCACCCGCCCCTGCCCCCGCGGTTCCCGATGCCGGGCCGATCGATGTCGCGGCATCGGGCCGAACCGATATCCATCTCGATCCCGCCTTGTCCGAAAGCGTCACGATCAGCCGCCTCGCAGCCTGGCGCGACGAACCCGACACCATCGCCAATCGCCGCACCAATCTCTTGCGTGCGATCGGTTACGCGATCGTCGAGCGCCGCCTTGCCCGGCTCGCGCGCGGGGCCGATGCGCCGTTCCGCAGCGCGAGCTACGGCACCGGCGACATTTTCGAAGCCGCGCGGATCACCAGCCTTTCGGTGAGCACGGCGGACGGCGAATGGGCCAAGGGCGTCGCGGCGGCGGTGCGCGAAGTCAATCAGGCGCTGACCTATGGTTTCACCCGCGCCGAACTTGACGAACAGATCGCCAATATCCGCACCGCGCGCGAAAACGCGGTGAAGGCGGCCGATACGCGCGGCAATGCGGTGTTTGCCGGCGCGGCGCTGGCGCTGGTGAGCGATGAGCGCGTGCCCACCACGCCGCAATTCGCGCTCGATGAGTTCGAACGGCTAGCGCCTCAGATCACGCTCGATGCGGTGTGGCAGGCCATGCTGGCCGATGCCGCGCCGCTTGCCGATCCGCTGATCCGGTTCGAAGGGCGCACGGCGCCTGCGGGCGGCGAGGCGGCTTTGCGCGCTGCCTTCGCCCAAGGCATGGCCCGCGCGATTGCAGCCCCGGTCGATCAGGGGGCGCTGGCCTTCGGCTATTCCGATTTCGGCCCTGCGGGCACGATCGTCTCCGACACGGTCGAGCCATTGCTTGGCCTGCGGCTGATCCGCTTCGCCAACGGTGTGCGGCTGACGCTGAAGCAGACCGATGTGCGCAAGGACCGCGTGGCCTTCTCGCTGGCGGTGGATGGCGGCGATCTGCTCAACACGGCCGATGCGCCGCTCGCTACCTATCTGACCAATTCGCTCGCGGCGGGCGGGCTTGGCAAGCATAGTCAGGACGAGCTCGACAGCGTGCTGGCCGGGCGCAGCGTCGGCTTTGGCCTGTCGAGCGAAGCGGACGCCTTCACCAGCGGCGGCACCACCACCCCGCGCGATCTGCTGCTCCAGATGCAGGTGCTCGCCGCGACGCTGACCGATCCCGGCTACCGCCCCGAAGGCGTCGAACGCTATCGCAAGAACATCGACAATTTCTTCAACACATTGGACGCGACCCCTTCGCGCGCGCTGTCGAGCGCAAGCGGGGGCGTGCTGTCGGACAATGACCCGCGGTTCAGCCTTCAGCCAAAGTCTGCCTTCGAACGCCTGGATTTCGCGGCCTTGCGCGATGCCATCGGCGACCGGCTGGCCAAGGGCGCGATCGAGGTGGCGCTGGTGGGCGATATCGATCCCGACGCCGCGATCGCCACGGTCGCATCGACGCTCGGCGCCTTGCCGCAGCGCGAGGCGGAGTTCGAACCGCGCACCGACAACCGCACGCGCAGCTTCACACCTGCGCGCGGCGCAAAACCGCTGACGCACAAGGGCGAACCCGATCAGGCACTGTTGCAATGGGTCTGGCCGACCACCGACGACAAGGACCATGCCGAAGCGCTGCGGCTGCAAATGCTCGCGCGGATCGTGCGGCTCGAACTGACCGACCGGCTACGCGAAGAGCTGGGGCAGGCCTATTCGCCGTCCGCGGGATCGAGCCCGAGCCGGATCTATCCCGGTTACGGCACCTTCGCGATCAGCGCCTCGGTCGCAGCCGATCAGGCGGATGCCACGCAAGCGGCAATGACGGCACTGGTCGCCGACTTGCGCAAAGGCCCGCTGTCCGCCGACGTGCTCGACCGGGCGCGCAAGCCCCTGCTTGAGGAACATGCCAATGCGCTCAAGGATCTGGGCGGCTGGATCGCGCTTGCCGCGCGCGCGCAGAGCCAGCCCGAGCGGCTCGCGCGGTTCCTCGCGGTGCCGCAGGTCGTCGGCGCGATCACGCCCGAAGCCATCCACCAGACCGCGCTGCGCTATCTCGCGCCCGATGCCGCGGTGCGCTTTGCCGTCCTGCCCGAGGCCGGGGCCAAGTCTTCGGCGATGCGCTGA
- the purC gene encoding phosphoribosylaminoimidazolesuccinocarboxamide synthase, translated as MSRRTKLYEGKAKILYEGPEPGTIIQYFKDDATAFNAEKKGTINGKGVINNRISEHVFTRLAHIGIPTHFIRRLNMREQLIRQVDIIPLEVVVRNVAAGSISKRLGIEEGEPLPHTLIEYYYKDDALGDPLVSEEHIACFNWASNDEMHDISSMAIRINDFMCGMFAAIDIRLVDFKLEFGRLYDGDFSRVILADEISPDGCRLWDMTTGEKLDKDRFRRDLGGEEEAYREVARRLGLLNAEDNGPGEVFDLSHARSRLRGPPPLKK; from the coding sequence ATGTCCCGTCGTACCAAACTCTACGAAGGCAAGGCCAAGATCCTCTATGAAGGCCCCGAACCGGGCACGATCATCCAGTATTTCAAGGACGATGCCACCGCCTTCAACGCGGAAAAGAAGGGCACGATCAACGGCAAGGGCGTGATCAACAATCGCATCAGCGAGCACGTCTTTACCCGCCTTGCGCATATCGGCATCCCCACCCACTTCATCCGCCGCCTGAACATGCGCGAGCAGTTGATCCGGCAGGTCGACATCATTCCCCTGGAAGTGGTGGTGCGCAATGTCGCGGCGGGTTCGATCTCCAAGCGCCTCGGGATCGAGGAAGGCGAGCCGCTGCCGCACACGCTGATCGAATATTACTACAAGGACGATGCGCTGGGCGACCCGCTGGTCTCCGAAGAGCATATCGCCTGCTTCAACTGGGCGTCGAACGACGAGATGCACGACATTTCGTCGATGGCGATCCGCATCAACGATTTCATGTGCGGCATGTTCGCCGCGATCGACATCCGGCTGGTCGATTTCAAGCTCGAATTCGGGCGGCTTTACGACGGCGATTTCAGCCGCGTGATCCTGGCCGACGAAATCAGCCCCGACGGCTGCCGTTTGTGGGACATGACCACGGGCGAAAAGCTCGACAAGGACCGCTTCCGCCGCGATCTGGGCGGCGAGGAAGAAGCCTACCGCGAAGTCGCGCGCCGGCTCGGCCTTTTGAACGCCGAGGACAATGGCCCGGGTGAGGTGTTCGACTTGTCGCACGCGCGCTCGCGCCTGCGCGGGCCCCCGCCACTCAAGAAGTAG
- the yacG gene encoding DNA gyrase inhibitor YacG, translating into MTAATKPCPICRKPRSEKHHPFCSERCRDRDLARWFSDSYAVPGRPAEPEELAQESWREQD; encoded by the coding sequence ATGACCGCCGCCACCAAACCCTGCCCGATCTGCCGCAAGCCGCGTTCGGAAAAGCACCATCCCTTCTGTTCCGAGCGCTGCCGCGACCGCGATCTGGCACGCTGGTTCTCCGATTCCTATGCCGTGCCGGGCCGCCCGGCCGAGCCCGAGGAACTGGCGCAGGAGAGCTGGCGCGAGCAGGATTGA
- a CDS encoding ribonuclease, producing the protein MAEWLIEEGIGETRALLVEGEQVRSARLLWPGELAAGSQVSGQLTTKLKGTRRGVARLADGSEALVDHLRPDVTEGQSLDLVITRASIAERGRLKRAQARAAGADALSPVAGFLQGRTVRRFPAGLWEEVWHAASSGSLAFPGGEILVSVTPAMTLIDIDGIGTPRDVALSAVPAIAQALAWFDLGGNIGIDFPTLQAKEDRRAVDTALGTALADWPHERTGMNGFGFVQIVARLTGPSLLHRFARARLGMAARMALRQAELAAQSGGTGRILELAVHPALKAKLKDAWLAELARATGRELRIVTDPALAIEAAHAQLLTA; encoded by the coding sequence TTGGCTGAGTGGCTGATCGAGGAGGGCATCGGGGAAACCCGGGCGCTGCTGGTCGAAGGCGAACAGGTCCGCAGCGCAAGGCTGCTCTGGCCGGGTGAGCTTGCCGCAGGCTCGCAGGTTTCCGGGCAGCTGACGACGAAATTGAAAGGTACGCGGCGCGGCGTGGCACGGCTCGCCGATGGCAGCGAGGCGCTGGTCGATCACCTTCGCCCGGATGTGACCGAGGGGCAAAGCCTCGATCTGGTCATCACGCGGGCGAGCATTGCCGAACGCGGGCGATTGAAGCGCGCACAGGCGCGCGCTGCCGGGGCCGATGCACTCTCGCCAGTGGCAGGCTTTCTCCAAGGCCGCACCGTGCGCCGCTTTCCTGCCGGCTTGTGGGAAGAAGTCTGGCACGCGGCATCATCGGGCAGCCTCGCCTTTCCCGGCGGGGAGATTCTCGTCAGCGTGACCCCGGCGATGACCCTGATCGACATCGACGGCATCGGCACGCCGCGCGACGTGGCGCTATCCGCAGTGCCCGCGATTGCGCAGGCGCTGGCGTGGTTCGATCTTGGCGGGAATATCGGGATCGATTTTCCCACGTTGCAGGCGAAGGAGGATCGCCGCGCGGTCGACACCGCGCTCGGCACCGCGCTGGCGGACTGGCCGCACGAACGCACGGGCATGAACGGCTTCGGCTTTGTCCAGATCGTAGCGCGGTTGACCGGCCCCTCGCTGCTCCACCGCTTCGCCCGCGCGAGGCTGGGCATGGCCGCGCGCATGGCGCTGCGTCAGGCGGAACTGGCCGCGCAATCGGGCGGCACCGGCCGCATATTGGAACTGGCGGTGCACCCCGCGCTCAAGGCGAAGCTGAAAGACGCATGGCTCGCCGAGCTTGCGAGGGCCACCGGGCGCGAATTGCGGATTGTCACCGATCCCGCCCTTGCCATCGAGGCCGCGCATGCCCAGCTTCTGACCGCATGA